DNA from Corynebacterium stationis:
GTCACCGCACCCACTGGGTAGCCGCGCAGGACAGTAACTAATAGGGAGCGAATATGGTCTTCGTCCCAGGTGTAGTCTTGCTGGAAATCGGGAACTTGGATATCACCGCGGTCAATGCGTTTGAAAAGGTCCAAAAGGTCATAGCTTGGCGTAATAAAACCCATGCCTTCGAGCTTATACCGCAAATCAACTTCCCGCGCGTGTCCGATCGGACATTATTACCGTGGGGGTGCTTTTGTTTAGAGATCGCAAAAGCGGCTAGCCCGCAAAGGTATCTCAACCTTGCGGGCTAGCCGCTTATGAAGATTATTTCGAACTAGCGAAATAGCTCTGGTTAAATCGTATTTACGACCTAAGCGGTTTCAGCGCGAGCGTCAACCTTGACCCAGCTCATCAGATCGCGCAGCTTCTTACCGGTCTGCTCGATTGGGTGATCGTTGTAAGATGCACGCAGGCCTTCGAGCTCCTTGTTGCCACCTTCAACGTTAGCCAGCAGACGCTTGGTGAAGGTGCCGTCCTGGATATCGGCCAGGATGTCCTTCATGCGCTCCTTGGTGCCAGCGTCGATAACGCGTGGGCCGGAGACGTAGCCACCGAACTCAGCGGTATCAGATACCGAGTAGTTCATGTTGCTGATGCCGCCCTCGAACATGAGGTCAACAATCAGCTTCAGCTCGTGCAGAACTTCGAAGTAAGCCATTTCTGGCTCGTAGCCAGCTTCGGTCAGAACCTCGAAACCGGTCTTGACCAGTTCTTCGGTGCCACCACATAGAACTGCCTGCTCACCGAAGAGGTCAGTAACGGTCTCCGCCTCGAAGGTGGTTGGGATAACGCCCGCGCGTGCGCCGCCAATTGCGGCAGCGTAAGACAGCAGGAGGTCGTGGCCTTCTTCCTTAGGGTCCTGATCAATTGCGATCAAGCAAGGAACACCCTTGCCGTCAACGAACTGACGACGAACCAAGTGGCCTGGGCCCTTTGGCGCAACCATGCCGACCGTGATGTTGTCAGCTGGC
Protein-coding regions in this window:
- the ilvC gene encoding ketol-acid reductoisomerase translates to MAIETFYDDDADLSIIQGRKVAVIGYGSQGHAHSQNLRDSGVEVVIGLRDGSKSAAKAEEAGFEVKSVADATKWADVIMILAPDTSQASIFTNDVEPNLEEGNALLFGHGLNIHFDLIKPADNITVGMVAPKGPGHLVRRQFVDGKGVPCLIAIDQDPKEEGHDLLLSYAAAIGGARAGVIPTTFEAETVTDLFGEQAVLCGGTEELVKTGFEVLTEAGYEPEMAYFEVLHELKLIVDLMFEGGISNMNYSVSDTAEFGGYVSGPRVIDAGTKERMKDILADIQDGTFTKRLLANVEGGNKELEGLRASYNDHPIEQTGKKLRDLMSWVKVDARAETA